The uncultured Pseudodesulfovibrio sp. genome includes a region encoding these proteins:
- a CDS encoding DsrE family protein: MNDNSVRDALCVVWSSPDPEVADNLVFMYSQNALNKSWWKQVRLIIWGPSASLAARDERIQSRLKEMMADGVEVWACRACAENYGVIEPLEALGANVLYVGEPFTEMLKNGWTQLTF; this comes from the coding sequence ATGAACGATAATTCTGTCCGCGACGCCCTGTGCGTCGTATGGAGTTCCCCCGACCCCGAGGTCGCCGACAATCTGGTCTTCATGTATTCCCAAAACGCCCTGAACAAAAGTTGGTGGAAGCAGGTTCGGCTGATCATCTGGGGCCCTTCCGCCTCGCTCGCGGCGCGGGACGAACGTATACAATCCCGGCTCAAGGAAATGATGGCGGACGGCGTGGAGGTCTGGGCCTGCAGGGCCTGCGCCGAAAACTACGGGGTGATCGAACCGTTGGAAGCACTGGGTGCGAACGTCCTCTATGTTGGTGAACCCTTTACCGAAATGCTGAAAAACGGCTGGACACAGTTGACATTCTGA
- a CDS encoding response regulator, with protein sequence MNNIQQTRGSGPSKPVNILIAEDSESNQMLLSLYFTDSGYALDFADNGREAVTRFKNGSYGLVLMDIFMPVMDGLDATREIRNFEKERGLRPVPIVAVSANAFAEDRQRSIKAGCSDFMAKPIRKVPLLKFIARTLGETPQS encoded by the coding sequence GTGAATAATATTCAGCAAACAAGGGGGAGCGGGCCGAGCAAGCCCGTGAACATCCTTATCGCCGAAGACTCTGAGAGCAATCAGATGCTCCTCTCCCTGTATTTTACCGATTCCGGCTACGCCCTGGACTTTGCCGACAACGGACGCGAGGCCGTGACCCGGTTCAAGAACGGATCCTACGGGCTAGTGCTCATGGACATCTTCATGCCGGTCATGGACGGCCTCGACGCCACCCGTGAAATCCGCAATTTCGAAAAGGAACGGGGCCTGCGCCCGGTGCCCATCGTGGCCGTGTCCGCCAACGCCTTTGCAGAGGACAGGCAACGCTCCATCAAGGCGGGGTGCTCGGACTTCATGGCCAAACCCATCCGCAAGGTCCCACTGCTCAAATTCATCGCCCGCACCCTGGGGGAGACTCCCCAGTCATGA